Genomic window (Phragmites australis chromosome 21, lpPhrAust1.1, whole genome shotgun sequence):
ttatgactcCCATCACAAAAAAGTGAAGTCTAATTTTAGGTTGCATGCAGTTGAACTATGACAACTTTTGCCACAAGTATATTTTTGTTTATTGTGATTCACCATTTCAAAATGGCATGATAGAGTTGtctcaattttttattatattataattatttatgtttcaCAATATATTGCAACAAAATTACTGGTAAAGTTGCATTAATTGTGTTAATGAACAATAGTTCTTTTTTACAAGAGGGAGTTGTTCCCACAGCTACTAGTTGCAAACTGAAGATGCTGAAATGATAAAAGCACGGTAACTTGGGCATGTGTTTGTGTTCCTTTTTTCTTCAATATTTTCATATTAATCAATTATAATATTCCAGTACCAATATATGTTTTCTAGCAATGGTACTTCTTAAATAGCTTTTCTATCATGAAGATAATCTTTTGAGTacctatatttatatatatatatttttaaaaatattttcataacttTGATGTCATATTTCAGACGTGTTTCTGAGGTTCAAAGATGAAGAGGGATGTTTTTTCACGAACAACCCGATGGACCTATTGAGTCTTTACAATGCTGCGCATCTCAGGACCCATGGAGAGACGATACTTGATGAAGCCATATTATTTACCAGAAGGTGTTTAAAAACAACATTGCCCTCTCTGGAAGGATCATTAGCACGTGAAATAAAATGTGCACTAGAGATCCCCCTACCTAGAAGGGTTAGAATTTATGAGTCAAAGTATTATATCTCTACATATGAGAAAGAGGCTACGGTGCACGAATCAGTACTGCAACTTGCAAAGTTGAACTCTAATATTATGCAACTTCATCATCAGAAAGAGCTTAGAATCGTTACAAGGTGAAGTACTATTGTTTTTTGAAATTGCATTCCATATTAACCTTTCCAAAGAACGAATGATCAGTACTAATTAATATGGAGGGCTGGTGAACCTGATGGTTCCTACGCCAGCCCTCGCAACCGATCTGGGTTCGAGCCCTAGCGGTTGCCTCCGGAGGCGCTTGCTCAGCACTTCTGTTGCTGGGTGGGTGTGGACCTCttaatgaaaaaagaaaagaaaaattaatggGGAGGCAAATATAGATTTCCATAATTTAATTTTGTATTCTTTAATTGAGTTTTCACATTGGGTTTGATACACTTTAccaaagatatattttttttcttaaatttacAGCTGGTGGAAGGATCTAGAGATTGAATCAAGGTTCCCATTTGCCCGAGATAGAATTGTAGAGTGCTATTTATGGATGTTAGGAGTATACTTTGAACCATGTCATTCACGAGGCCGAATAATGTTGACAATGGTGATTTCCATTATTGGCATACTTGATGATATGTATGATTCCTATGGAACTTCAGAAGAGTGCGAGTTACTTACCAAGTGTCTAGAAAGGTTTGTGCAGGCTTGCCACATGACAAGAAAGATTATTTATATCCCGACTTAACAAAAAATCATGTTAATCTTTACTACAAACTACGAAATGAATCACTAAATTAAAACTGATGACATGCtgttattaaatatatatatatatatatatatatatatatgtagatcTTATATGTGCCACTAGAATATATATAAACTTATTTATATCTAGTTGAATATATAATAGACCATTTCGTATATGAAACTATAAAATATTCTATGTTCTATATGGTATGTACTAAAGAAAGTCTTTGAACATGAATTTTGAGTGTCTATATATTCATCAAAAAATTTGACAGTGGAATGTATAATTACTCCTAGACACAATTCAAATCATATAAAAATCTACATAGTTAATAACACTTTCCTATTGTTATGGGAATATAAATTCAtatgtttattgatgattaataatgTCCAGATGGGATAAAAAAGCAGCCCATGATCTCCCGGAGTGCATGAAATTTGCGCTCGGGAAAATCTTGGATAGCTATCAAACCATTGAACAAGAGCTGGCACATGAGGAGAAATATCGCATGCCCTATCTAAAAGCCTTTGTAAGTTACCTTTCCCATCttcatatttcatcaatttatCATTGATTATCGAAAACTGTGTAGTTACTGTCCATAACGTATATTTAGTTATCTGTATATTTGCATGTAGTTAAGCTGATGCTATCCGgacactacttaaaaaaaataacccttcactgtcggcccataaaggagtttcactgtcggttttggaaccggcagtgagcaacagacagtgatagtcctcgaTTATTACTGTTGACCcggggaccggcagtgaaggggttatcactgccggctgaagacTTCagtcagcagtgatagtcgactatcactgccggctgaaaccaccacgccatcgcaagtcacaagtcacaagtcaagCAATTTTTCGCACGTGCGGTTTATGGCACTCAAACCTGGAACCTTTTAGCTCGCACGATACGTTCTTACTATCCCATCATAGAATTACTAGTGATATCATTAGCATAGGTAATCTTTTCATCCAGTCCCCAGATTCATCAAGTCAGATTAGTGTCTTGTGCATAGGAAACTGCATCTTTTTCAGAATGGAGAACACACTGATGAGTTAAGAACCATCATCTAGCGTGTCGTCACCGAACAGCTGGGCTGGATCTGCATCATGAGGAGAAAATGTACAAAAACTATCATCATTATCGGATCCAATAATTATTGAAGTAGACAAACTACTTCTTTCTTTCGGCATGCAAGGCATATATCCGAAGAAAATTACAATAATTGCTAGTGCTGGAATGGAATTATAATGGTGAAGCTATTTCTATTCCTAATAAGAGGTTTTAATATCTGAAATGAGCTGAAACCAGCAAAGCAACCTAATAATTTTTAAAGGCAAACACAGCTATACATCAAGACAGAAATGGATTTGGCCTGAAGCATGTTTAGTTCGATCTGTGAAACCTGACACTCATAGCTCAACAGAAAAggcaaaaggaaaacaaaagccTTTATTCCATCCTGTTTGCAACAGCTAGGAAGAAACTCGTACATCATCCTAATACAGTAGTTCTCCTTTATTCCATTGCTCTTGATCGAATAAGTCCTAACAAGAATAATCTTTTCACAAAAGCCAATAGTTGAATACGTTCATTAGAGGACAAGGTCTTATGCTAGTACTCTGACAATTTAGAAGAAAACATCCTATAAATTCAACTTCCAAGTGAGGAAACTCTagccaaaatagataatatgaaTCCGAAAACAAAATACAGGACAAGAGCAATTGTCTGAGGATGCAGAAATTTGAAACAGACAGTTGAACAGACAATTGTCTTAATGTGACAGCATAATTCCTAATTATCAATCAATGAGCTATTGAACAGACAATGATTCATATGAAGGATAAGATACAACATCATgttttgagaaaccaagttcaaaTGTGCCTttgttttcttgtgatgagtgattgacattgtaatttatttggtttgatgatcttcggttttgcatgagctttgatgtgatttgaatttatttgagatttcatttgagcataacgattatggactaattggaattggagttggagatatgtgtttgcttgtctcatggtgtgtaggtgatggatgcaacttggcggtcgacggcgggatgatcagggccaagcggagtgcttggtgccagatgatcaaggaggccgggcggagtcaagggtgatcctagctaaacacgtggaggtcaagcaaagcattgaaggtggatgaagacggcgtgttgacaaagtcaagcgaaggggaagtcggtgcaagtaacaaggcggcccgaaggatcgggagcaggagagacttgtcggcggtcattatcgcatgacagagtacacgcgtcgagatcgaagcgcttgcttaaggtgtaagcaagacggtgagtcacgctttgagaagcgtgcaggcggtttcgcggtttggcctcaaaaccgtgggaggactggaggagtatgtggcaccatcgcgaagcttgcgtcgaggcgaagctaagtcatgaaggcgccgcggccgtccgatgaatggaggagaaaatagactaaaatgccctcggtggtaggtaggagtgcactacaagagaggggtattttggggaaaagctaggaaacttaaggaCCAAGTttcctaggtctataaatagaggggtagggctagagagagctttgaaccagccacttgagcccccttgtaccactcatttgagagccttagagctaggtttttagaggagagaaggatgagtgcttagcctatgtaataggtgagagttttgagagataaatctttgtaatccgcctaaaatagaactgacctctttgagtaattaagtttatgtttttgcatatgcttgaattcccctccttctagtttccctctattggtttccctgcaagtttgcaagtttttcgatttttgattttgatttttgttttggtttttgggctgaaatttcagcagcttgtgagatcattcttcttgttgctagaggcataaaaactcacatacgagtgtatgctcatgggtcttgagtacccttacctctagatcatcaacctggagaggtttcttgcccggtgatctttttctttgagctgcaatatttcacctttgcagggttatttttcttgatgctagtggcttaaatactcacatactcatgtatttgagcgggtcttgagtccccttgccactagactatcatcttggaggataaccttgtccggtgtccatcttaaatagtttctttggaagttacgagtttttgtgcacaaagacacatggaatggtcctgaatggaacctatggttcatattctatctgtggagtcatgttgccatggacgtagtcttcttgctttgtctttttaattcttttgcttccgcttgagcgttttgaggtgcgttgggtgagaaataggaaaaggccatctatttcgaaagaaatttgtcgaggcgcctattcacccccctctagtcgccattctcgttcctacaattggtatcagagccggtttgatcacttgttgatcttaaccggttttgtgatccgtaggcgacatggagagaagtgggaagatttccctgtttgatggccgtgatttttcgtactggaaggtgcgcatggaggcttatcttctaagccaaggaagtgcaatatggaaaatagttgattccaactatgagatccctgctgctcgcacgactcaggttcaaaacgaacagtatgaggccaacaataaggccagaaatattttgttcacaagcctgagtcggaatgagtttgatagggttcagcacctccgtacagcccgggagatctggtctactctgagtgtctttcatgaaggcactaatcagattaaggccagacgccaaagcacatacaaccaagaataccaaatgtttgtgcaaggccccggagagtctttggatgcaatgtttgctcgctttgatgggattgttagcaatattcgatcaactggtgttttgctctattctgaccacgagagagcaatcaagcttctctatgctcttgaccgtagcatatgggaagtaaagatctcgagcattgaagagtctccaagttacgacacgttgacttgtgataagctcttcagcaagctcaagtccaccgagatagccaaggcggctcgaattggtctcggaaaccccctatctcagaacatggcgttggtttccggatctggtggtggcaatcagtttGCAGCTGGGTTTTCTTGTGATAACACTTCATTGAGTGGATTtgttttgtcttccttggtttctgttacagaggagcaggtggacgcgctggatgatgaggaccttgcgttgattgtgaagaagttcacccgcttctacaacaaccgccgagaccggaggaggggtggttctcatgcctgctttgagtgtggtgacactacccacttcaaggcggactgccccaagctcaagaagagggaggacagcgaccacgactacaacaagcacaagaagaagaacaagaagcccttcttcaagaagaaccgcgacaaaatggccaagaaggcggccaaggcggcttctagggtgttcgtggtggctctcagcgacatcgacacttcttctagcgaggaggatagctcggaggaggatgaaccgcaagcaaagaacaagaagaaggccaaggacttcaccggcctctgcttcatggcggacgaccaCAATGacgacagcgaccccgagctagatccctctgaggtattgccttcctacgatcagctttccatccaagtagataccttgaatgatactcTTGTTAGCcaagataggttacttaagaaagcagtgcgtgagttgaaggatcttaggcgtAAGTATGAATCTGCCTCTGTTGAACTTGCATTACTTAGGTCTAGGCcggatgttgaggagtgtgagagttgcctgattgtcatgactgaacttgccgagcttcgtaatgtgcatgctcaagtcgccagtcggcttgagagtgccgatAAGAAGCTCCTTGatgaggagtctaggtctactctcttaggtgcttgtatatattgccctttgcttgcaaaggacgTTGATCTGAAAGACAAGcgcctgaaggagctagagtctagattggagagtgctgggagttctaaggatgtgcagccgaattgttccacctgcaccatctttcaggacaaactcagctgggttagagggcaagttcaaaagcttctgactgagaatgagtatctcctttctctagtggagaagtgttcagagggcaaagggaaaatgaatttgatcttggccaagaccaagatgtgtgctgacaaggcgggtttagctcttgggttgggttttgagagagtggCTTACAATAGGGAGAGTAAGATTGTgctcaccacacctactaccctagatgCTGAGAattccaaaatcaataccacaccacaacccatcaagaaaccaattccacaacccacaaagaagaagcccgcaccacaacccaagagagctccacaacctaagatgagagagcctgtaAGAGAGCTCCGAGTGACCGACAatcgagttcccgagagacgctaccactgcacctactaccagagagatggtcacttggttgggttttgctttcgtcgtaggagagatgagcggcatgAGTGGAATTGGagcacccgggacatgtaccgcccctctattggtgtacatgagtcttttcctcgcttccactcacgagttcctagcgcttttcagtcttTTCCTAAAGGTGTTGCCcggcgtggattttaccataactcatatggttttggtccacgtataagaggctttgagtcccagcgctttgacggaccacgttttcctcatcatggtactcgcccccagcgtgttggtgttgagttacctactgtttctgcttcagggcggatgacccagtactggattcctaggaggtttttgactaaccccagtactcagccatccaccttctattcttctcatatgtaggtggcaggcggaggcctggagaacaagtggctcatcgactccggttgttcgcgccacatgaccagagattcatcatggttctccagcctcacccccgtgaagcgacacgagtacatcacattcggggatgatcggaaaggaagggtgaaagccaaaggtatgataagggtgaatgagagtttcactctcaaagatgtggctttggtggagcatctgggatacaatcttctctctgtatctcagttgctagatgaggacttggaagtgcatttcaaacgcaatacttctcgagttcttgattcgtttggcgctttgatttgcaagatttctcgagttgggagagtttttggagctgatttttctaagtcttctagttcttctcaatgtttacttgctcaaacttcttctgagctttggatgtggcataggagactagggcatatgagctttaatttgcttactcgtttgagtgccctaggcttaatccgaggattgcccaagctcaagtttgagaagaaccttgtgtgtgctccttgtcggcatggcaagatggttgccgctcctcacccaccagtcaatctggtgatgactgaacgaccgggagaacttctccatatggacactgttggtccttctcgtgttcgttcggcgggtgggaagtggtatgttcttgtcattgttgatgatttctctcgttactcttgggttttctttcttgtgagcaaggatgaagtgtttccacactttcggagcttagctttgagattgttcacataacttcctggtgcattgaaagcaattcgcagtgataatggcaccgagttcaagaactatctctttgatactttctgccttgaacatggcattgaacatcaattttctgccccacgcgttcctcaacagaatggcgtggttgagagaaagaacaggactttggtggagatggctaggacgatgcttgatgagcataggactcctaggaagttttgggctgaggccattagcacagcgtgctacatctctaatcggattttcttgcgctcgatcttaaatttgacttcttatgagttgcactttgggaggaagccgaaggtttcacatttgagagttttcggctgtcgttgcttcatcctaaagcgtggcaatcttgacaagttcgagtcgtgttcttccgatggtattttcttggggtattctcttcatggtcattcttacagggtttataatcttgacactaacaccatcatggaatcctgtgatgtgacttttgatgaatcaaccccctgtgctagttctgcctttgagtatgcaggtgatcaggagatgagcgagagcatctttgtagatggcgatcTTCCAGCtttcggtgatgatgaggatgatccactacttccctcgaccacaccaGCTCCAGGGcttgctcctgcttcttctactccagcagagggtcctacaGCCTTTACTTCCATTTCGgctgctctcgagcctgcacccgcacaggttgagggggagttcacctctaggcgtgaggcccctcaacacattcagtggcgacaccctccacacatgatgatcggagatcttgagaagagggtaacgaggtccaagtccgcttctcatgctcattttactgattctgtattcgttgcttcttttgagccccatgatgttagacatgctttatctgattcgagttgggtcaatgccatgcatgaagagcttgaaaattttgagagaaatcaagtctgggtccttgtagagccaccccctaatgttcacaccataggcgccaaatgggttttcaaaaacaaacaaggggaggatgggtctatagtgagaaacaaggctagactagtggctcagggtttcactcaggtagaggggatagactttggagaaac
Coding sequences:
- the LOC133904083 gene encoding alpha-terpineol synthase, chloroplastic-like isoform X1 codes for the protein MMTAFSLKSRQCYGSCLLATAASPRPSIFWRWRQQQQCNFHPSIWGAVQFSPFWRWRQQQQYSQVEQQSAQTLHYDNRDEKVDDRLGKNPCNFHPSIWGDFFLHYSNPAASSEQQQTWMAERADKLKEEVAKMIASSVTCSLHQRLQLIHVLERLCLDHLFEEEINDALIQIKTNDVSDCDLHTVAMWFYLLRKYGYRVIPDVFLRFKDEEGCFFTNNPMDLLSLYNAAHLRTHGETILDEAILFTRRCLKTTLPSLEGSLAREIKCALEIPLPRRVRIYESKYYISTYEKEATVHESVLQLAKLNSNIMQLHHQKELRIVTSWWKDLEIESRFPFARDRIVECYLWMLGVYFEPCHSRGRIMLTMVISIIGILDDMYDSYGTSEECELLTKCLERWDKKAAHDLPECMKFALGKILDSYQTIEQELAHEEKYRMPYLKAFVSYLSHLHISSIYH
- the LOC133904083 gene encoding alpha-terpineol synthase, chloroplastic-like isoform X2, producing the protein MMTAFSLKSRQCYGSCLLATAASPRPSIFWRWRQQQQCNFHPSIWGAVQFSPFWRWRQQQQYSQVEQQSAQTLHYDNRDEKVDDRLGKNPCNFHPSIWGDFFLHYSNPAASSEQQTWMAERADKLKEEVAKMIASSVTCSLHQRLQLIHVLERLCLDHLFEEEINDALIQIKTNDVSDCDLHTVAMWFYLLRKYGYRVIPDVFLRFKDEEGCFFTNNPMDLLSLYNAAHLRTHGETILDEAILFTRRCLKTTLPSLEGSLAREIKCALEIPLPRRVRIYESKYYISTYEKEATVHESVLQLAKLNSNIMQLHHQKELRIVTSWWKDLEIESRFPFARDRIVECYLWMLGVYFEPCHSRGRIMLTMVISIIGILDDMYDSYGTSEECELLTKCLERWDKKAAHDLPECMKFALGKILDSYQTIEQELAHEEKYRMPYLKAFVSYLSHLHISSIYH